A single window of Carassius auratus strain Wakin chromosome 9, ASM336829v1, whole genome shotgun sequence DNA harbors:
- the myo1b gene encoding unconventional myosin-Ib isoform X4: protein MEVKTSLLDNMIGVGDMVLIEPLSEDTFIENLRKRFDHNEIYTYIGSVVISMNPYKSLPIYTAEKVEEYRNRNFYELSPHIYALADEAYRSLRDQDKDQCILITGESGAGKTEASKFVMSYVAAVCGKGQEVNKVKEQLLQSNPVLEAFGNAKTVRNDNSSRFGKYMDIEFDFKGDPLGGVISNYLLEKSRVVKQPRGERNFHIFYQLLSGASDDTLQKLKLDRDFSKYNYLSLDSATVNGLDDAASFRTVRNAMQIVGFMEDEVQSVLELVAAVLKLGNLEFKPESRCNGFDESRIKDKNDLKEMCELLGIEQSVLERAFSYRTVEAKMEKVSTTLNVAQAYYARDALAKNLYSRLFSWLVNRINESIKAQTKSRKKVMGVLDIYGFEIFENGDNSFEQFIINYCNEKLQQIFIELTLHEEQEEYIREGIEWTNIEYFNNAIICDLIENNKNGILAMLDEECLRPGTVTDETFLDKLNTVCAEHQHFESRQSKNSKFLTDHSLPHNCFRIQHYAGKVLYRVEGFVDKNNDLLYRDLSQAMYKANQSLIKILFPEGNPAKVNLKRPPTAGFQFRASVGTLMKNLLTKNPNYIRCIKPNDKKAAHIFTDSLVCHQVRYLGLMENVRVRRAGYAFRQAYEPCLERYKMLCKQTWPHWKGPAREGVEVLLKNLQVPAEEFAYGRSKIFIRNPRTLFFLEEKRRQCLEDLATLIQKIYRGWKSRTHFLLLKKSQVVVAAWYRRFAQQKKYQNIRSSALVVQSFIRGWKARKLLRELKHKKRCEEAVTTISAYWHGTQARRELKRLKEEARRKHAVAVIWAYWLGLKVRRDYRKFFRANAGKKIYDFTIQRIMQKYFMGLKKTMPSMSPVDKSWPARPYGFLDGTHQELRRVFHLWRCKKYRSQFTEEKKATYEEKLAASELFKDKKALYPSSVGQPFKGDYVEITKNPKYQKLNSLVEDKVLLADVVSKINRANGKGAPRIFLLTKKSLVLADQKTGQVKASVPLLDLSSVSVSTQSDGFFALKLKEGSTSAAKGDFLLSSDRLIEIITKLHRIGATSADRNQINIDISDEFLVQFKQDKVCVKFIQGTPKNGNGVACKRKNNRLLEVSVPSP, encoded by the exons ttATGCTCTGGCAGATGAGGCCTACCGGTCCCTGCGGGATCAAGATAAAGACCAGTGCATTCTCATCACTGGAGAGAGCGGGGCAGGAAAAACGG AGGCCAGTAAGTTTGTGATGTCATATGTGGCAGCAGTGTGTGGGAAGGGCCAGGAGGTGAACAAAGTGAAGGAGCAGCTGCTTCAGTCCAATCCTGTGCTTGAGG CCTTTGGGAACGCCAAAACTGTGAGGAATGACAACTCATCTCGATTT GGGAAGTACATGGATATCGAGTTTGACTTCAAAGGAGACCCCCTTGGTGGAGTCATCAGTAATT ATCTTTTGGAGAAATCCCGTGTGGTAAAGCAGCCCAGGGGCGAGAGGAATTTCCACATCTTCTACCAGCTGCTTTCTGGAGCATCAGATGACACGCTCC aaaaactGAAGCTGGACCGAGACTTCAGCAAATACAACTACCTTAGCCTGGATTCGGCGACAGTCAATGGACTGGACGATGCTGCCAGCTTCAGAACAGTTAGA AATGCCATGCAAATTGTGGGCTTCATGGAGGATGAGGTTCAGTCAGTACTGGAGCTGGTGGCTGCTGTTCTCAAACTGGGGAACCTCGAGTTCAAACCAGAGTCTCGTTGCAACGGCTTCGATGAGAGTCGAATCAAGGACAAGAACG ACCTGAAGGAGATGTGTGAGCTGCTGGGCATCGAGCAGTCCGTGCTGGAGAGAGCATTCAGCTACCGGACCGTGGAGGCCAAGATGGAGAAGGTGTCTACCACACTCAACGTGGCTCAG GCCTATTACGCTCGTGATGCTCTTGCCAAAAACCTCTACAGCCGACTGTTCAGCTGGCTGGTGAACCGAATCAATGAAAGCATCAAG GCTCAAACCAAATCACGCAAAAAAGTAATGGGAGTGCTGGATATTTATGGTTTCGAGATCTTTGAG AATGGA GACAACAGTTTTGAACAGTTTATCATCAACTACTGCAATGAGAAGCTCCAGCAAATCTTCATCGAGCTTACTCTCCACGAAGAGCAGGAGGAGTATATCCGTGAG GGTATTGAGTGGACCAACATTGAGTATTTCAACAACGCCATCATATGTGACCTCATTGAAAAT AACAAGAATGGGATTTTGGCCATGTTGGATGAGGAGTGTTTGAGGCCAGGCACAGTGACCGATGAGACTTTCCTGGACAAGTTGAACACAGTTTGTGCTGAACACCAGCATTTTGAGAGCAGACAGAGCAAAAACTCCAAGTTTCTCACAGACCACAGCCTACCACACAACTGCTTCCGCATCCAGCACTACGCTGGCAAG GTGCTGTATCGGGTGGAGGGATTTGTGGACAAAAACAATGACCTCCTCTACAGAGATCTATCCCAGGCCATGTACAAAGCCAATCAAAGCCTGATAAAGATTCTCTTTCCTGAGGGAAACCCAGCTAAAGTGAACCTCAAGCGGCCCCCCACAGCTGGATTCCAGTTCAGAGCCTCCGTTGGAACGCTCATGAAGAACCTGCTGACCAAGAACCCCAACTACATCAG GTGCATCAAACCCAATGACAAGAAAGCAGCCCACATTTTCACAGACTCACTAGTGTGTCACCAGGTGCGCTATTTGGGTCTGATGGAGAATGTACGCGTAAGAAGGGCTGGTTATGCTTTCCGGCAGGCCTACGAGCCTTGTCTGGAGCGCTACAAGATGCTCTGCAAGCAGACCTGGCCCCACTGGAAGGGCCCAGCCAG GGAGGGTGTTGAGGTTCTCCTGAAAAATCTGCAGGTTCCTGCTGAGGAGTTTGCCTACGGACGTTCAAAGATCTTCATCAGGAACCCAAGAACG ctCTTCTTCTTGGAAGAGAAGAGGAGGCAGTGTCTAGAGGATCTGGCAACACTGATCCAGAAGATCTACCGTGGCTGGAAGAGCCGCACTCACTTTCTCCTGTTGAAGAAGAGCCAGGTGGTGGTGGCCGCCTGGTACCGAAGATTTGCG CAACAAAAGAAGTACCAGAACATCAGGTCCTCTGCCTTAGTGGTTCAGTCATTCATCCGAGGATGGAAG GCCCGGAAGCTTCTGCGTGAGCTGAAACACAAGAAGAGATGCGAAGAGGCCGTCACAACTATTTCTGCCTACTGGCATGGAACTCAG GCACGTAGAGAGCTGAAACGCTTGAAGGAGGAAGCCAGGCGTAAGCACGCTGTTGCTGTAATTTGGGCCTACTGGTTGGGACTAAAG GTCCGTCGGGATTATAGGAAGTTCTTCAGAGCTAATGCTGGCAAGAAGATCTATGACTTCACCATTCAGAGAATT ATGCAGAAGTATTTCATGGGCTTGAAGAAGACAATGCCTTCCATGTCACCAGTTGACAAGAGCTGGCCAGCTCGCCCCTACGGTTTCCTGGATGGGACGCATCAAGAGCTCAGGAGGGTTTTCCATCTGTGGAGG TGCAAGAAATACCGCAGCCAgttcacagaagagaagaaggCCACCTACGAGGAGAAGCTTGCGGCTAGTGAACTCTTCAAAGATAAGAAGGCCTTGTATCCTAGCAG TGTGGGGCAGCCATTCAAAGGAGACTATGTGGAGATAACCAAAAACCCAAAGTACCAGAAGCTCAACAGCTTGGTAGAGGATAAAGTTCTGCTTGCAGATGTGGTCAGTAAAATCAACCGTGCCAATGGCAAG GGAGCTCCAAGAATTTTCCTCCTGACCAAGAAGAGCTTGGTTCTGGCTGATCAGAAGACGGGCCAGGTGAAGGCCAGCGTTCCCCTGCTGGACCTCAGCAGTGTTTCTGTGAGCACACAGAGCGATGGCTTTTTCGCTCTCAAGCTCAAAGAG GGTTCTACATCTGCAGCCAAAGGCGACTTCCTGCTGAGCAGTGATCGACTGATTGAGATCATCACCAAACTTCATCGCATTGGGGCTACTTCAGCTGACAGAAACCAGATCAATATCGATATTTCAGATGA GTTCTTAGTGCAGTTCAAGCAGGACAAAGTGTGTGTGAAATTCATCCAGGGTACACCAAAGAACGGCAACGGTGTCGCCTGCAAACGTAAAAACAACCGTCTTCTGGAAGTGTCTGTTCCATCACCATAA
- the myo1b gene encoding unconventional myosin-Ib isoform X7, whose translation MEVKTSLLDNMIGVGDMVLIEPLSEDTFIENLRKRFDHNEIYTYIGSVVISMNPYKSLPIYTAEKVEEYRNRNFYELSPHIYALADEAYRSLRDQDKDQCILITGESGAGKTEASKFVMSYVAAVCGKGQEVNKVKEQLLQSNPVLEAFGNAKTVRNDNSSRFGKYMDIEFDFKGDPLGGVISNYLLEKSRVVKQPRGERNFHIFYQLLSGASDDTLQKLKLDRDFSKYNYLSLDSATVNGLDDAASFRTVRNAMQIVGFMEDEVQSVLELVAAVLKLGNLEFKPESRCNGFDESRIKDKNDLKEMCELLGIEQSVLERAFSYRTVEAKMEKVSTTLNVAQAYYARDALAKNLYSRLFSWLVNRINESIKAQTKSRKKVMGVLDIYGFEIFEDNSFEQFIINYCNEKLQQIFIELTLHEEQEEYIREGIEWTNIEYFNNAIICDLIENNKNGILAMLDEECLRPGTVTDETFLDKLNTVCAEHQHFESRQSKNSKFLTDHSLPHNCFRIQHYAGKVLYRVEGFVDKNNDLLYRDLSQAMYKANQSLIKILFPEGNPAKVNLKRPPTAGFQFRASVGTLMKNLLTKNPNYIRCIKPNDKKAAHIFTDSLVCHQVRYLGLMENVRVRRAGYAFRQAYEPCLERYKMLCKQTWPHWKGPAREGVEVLLKNLQVPAEEFAYGRSKIFIRNPRTLFFLEEKRRQCLEDLATLIQKIYRGWKSRTHFLLLKKSQVVVAAWYRRFAQQKKYQNIRSSALVVQSFIRGWKARKLLRELKHKKRCEEAVTTISAYWHGTQARWELRRLKEEARNKHAVSVIWAAWLGTKARRELKRLKEEARRKHAVAVIWAYWLGLKVRRDYRKFFRANAGKKIYDFTIQRIMQKYFMGLKKTMPSMSPVDKSWPARPYGFLDGTHQELRRVFHLWRCKKYRSQFTEEKKATYEEKLAASELFKDKKALYPSSVGQPFKGDYVEITKNPKYQKLNSLVEDKVLLADVVSKINRANGKGAPRIFLLTKKSLVLADQKTGQVKASVPLLDLSSVSVSTQSDGFFALKLKEGSTSAAKGDFLLSSDRLIEIITKLHRIGATSADRNQINIDISDEFLVQFKQDKVCVKFIQGTPKNGNGVACKRKNNRLLEVSVPSP comes from the exons ttATGCTCTGGCAGATGAGGCCTACCGGTCCCTGCGGGATCAAGATAAAGACCAGTGCATTCTCATCACTGGAGAGAGCGGGGCAGGAAAAACGG AGGCCAGTAAGTTTGTGATGTCATATGTGGCAGCAGTGTGTGGGAAGGGCCAGGAGGTGAACAAAGTGAAGGAGCAGCTGCTTCAGTCCAATCCTGTGCTTGAGG CCTTTGGGAACGCCAAAACTGTGAGGAATGACAACTCATCTCGATTT GGGAAGTACATGGATATCGAGTTTGACTTCAAAGGAGACCCCCTTGGTGGAGTCATCAGTAATT ATCTTTTGGAGAAATCCCGTGTGGTAAAGCAGCCCAGGGGCGAGAGGAATTTCCACATCTTCTACCAGCTGCTTTCTGGAGCATCAGATGACACGCTCC aaaaactGAAGCTGGACCGAGACTTCAGCAAATACAACTACCTTAGCCTGGATTCGGCGACAGTCAATGGACTGGACGATGCTGCCAGCTTCAGAACAGTTAGA AATGCCATGCAAATTGTGGGCTTCATGGAGGATGAGGTTCAGTCAGTACTGGAGCTGGTGGCTGCTGTTCTCAAACTGGGGAACCTCGAGTTCAAACCAGAGTCTCGTTGCAACGGCTTCGATGAGAGTCGAATCAAGGACAAGAACG ACCTGAAGGAGATGTGTGAGCTGCTGGGCATCGAGCAGTCCGTGCTGGAGAGAGCATTCAGCTACCGGACCGTGGAGGCCAAGATGGAGAAGGTGTCTACCACACTCAACGTGGCTCAG GCCTATTACGCTCGTGATGCTCTTGCCAAAAACCTCTACAGCCGACTGTTCAGCTGGCTGGTGAACCGAATCAATGAAAGCATCAAG GCTCAAACCAAATCACGCAAAAAAGTAATGGGAGTGCTGGATATTTATGGTTTCGAGATCTTTGAG GACAACAGTTTTGAACAGTTTATCATCAACTACTGCAATGAGAAGCTCCAGCAAATCTTCATCGAGCTTACTCTCCACGAAGAGCAGGAGGAGTATATCCGTGAG GGTATTGAGTGGACCAACATTGAGTATTTCAACAACGCCATCATATGTGACCTCATTGAAAAT AACAAGAATGGGATTTTGGCCATGTTGGATGAGGAGTGTTTGAGGCCAGGCACAGTGACCGATGAGACTTTCCTGGACAAGTTGAACACAGTTTGTGCTGAACACCAGCATTTTGAGAGCAGACAGAGCAAAAACTCCAAGTTTCTCACAGACCACAGCCTACCACACAACTGCTTCCGCATCCAGCACTACGCTGGCAAG GTGCTGTATCGGGTGGAGGGATTTGTGGACAAAAACAATGACCTCCTCTACAGAGATCTATCCCAGGCCATGTACAAAGCCAATCAAAGCCTGATAAAGATTCTCTTTCCTGAGGGAAACCCAGCTAAAGTGAACCTCAAGCGGCCCCCCACAGCTGGATTCCAGTTCAGAGCCTCCGTTGGAACGCTCATGAAGAACCTGCTGACCAAGAACCCCAACTACATCAG GTGCATCAAACCCAATGACAAGAAAGCAGCCCACATTTTCACAGACTCACTAGTGTGTCACCAGGTGCGCTATTTGGGTCTGATGGAGAATGTACGCGTAAGAAGGGCTGGTTATGCTTTCCGGCAGGCCTACGAGCCTTGTCTGGAGCGCTACAAGATGCTCTGCAAGCAGACCTGGCCCCACTGGAAGGGCCCAGCCAG GGAGGGTGTTGAGGTTCTCCTGAAAAATCTGCAGGTTCCTGCTGAGGAGTTTGCCTACGGACGTTCAAAGATCTTCATCAGGAACCCAAGAACG ctCTTCTTCTTGGAAGAGAAGAGGAGGCAGTGTCTAGAGGATCTGGCAACACTGATCCAGAAGATCTACCGTGGCTGGAAGAGCCGCACTCACTTTCTCCTGTTGAAGAAGAGCCAGGTGGTGGTGGCCGCCTGGTACCGAAGATTTGCG CAACAAAAGAAGTACCAGAACATCAGGTCCTCTGCCTTAGTGGTTCAGTCATTCATCCGAGGATGGAAG GCCCGGAAGCTTCTGCGTGAGCTGAAACACAAGAAGAGATGCGAAGAGGCCGTCACAACTATTTCTGCCTACTGGCATGGAACTCAG GCGCGCTGGGAACTGCGGCGTCTTAAGGAGGAGGCACGGAATAAACACGCCGTGTCTGTCATTTGGGCAGCTTGGCTTGGAACTAAG GCACGTAGAGAGCTGAAACGCTTGAAGGAGGAAGCCAGGCGTAAGCACGCTGTTGCTGTAATTTGGGCCTACTGGTTGGGACTAAAG GTCCGTCGGGATTATAGGAAGTTCTTCAGAGCTAATGCTGGCAAGAAGATCTATGACTTCACCATTCAGAGAATT ATGCAGAAGTATTTCATGGGCTTGAAGAAGACAATGCCTTCCATGTCACCAGTTGACAAGAGCTGGCCAGCTCGCCCCTACGGTTTCCTGGATGGGACGCATCAAGAGCTCAGGAGGGTTTTCCATCTGTGGAGG TGCAAGAAATACCGCAGCCAgttcacagaagagaagaaggCCACCTACGAGGAGAAGCTTGCGGCTAGTGAACTCTTCAAAGATAAGAAGGCCTTGTATCCTAGCAG TGTGGGGCAGCCATTCAAAGGAGACTATGTGGAGATAACCAAAAACCCAAAGTACCAGAAGCTCAACAGCTTGGTAGAGGATAAAGTTCTGCTTGCAGATGTGGTCAGTAAAATCAACCGTGCCAATGGCAAG GGAGCTCCAAGAATTTTCCTCCTGACCAAGAAGAGCTTGGTTCTGGCTGATCAGAAGACGGGCCAGGTGAAGGCCAGCGTTCCCCTGCTGGACCTCAGCAGTGTTTCTGTGAGCACACAGAGCGATGGCTTTTTCGCTCTCAAGCTCAAAGAG GGTTCTACATCTGCAGCCAAAGGCGACTTCCTGCTGAGCAGTGATCGACTGATTGAGATCATCACCAAACTTCATCGCATTGGGGCTACTTCAGCTGACAGAAACCAGATCAATATCGATATTTCAGATGA GTTCTTAGTGCAGTTCAAGCAGGACAAAGTGTGTGTGAAATTCATCCAGGGTACACCAAAGAACGGCAACGGTGTCGCCTGCAAACGTAAAAACAACCGTCTTCTGGAAGTGTCTGTTCCATCACCATAA
- the myo1b gene encoding unconventional myosin-Ib isoform X6 — protein sequence MEVKTSLLDNMIGVGDMVLIEPLSEDTFIENLRKRFDHNEIYTYIGSVVISMNPYKSLPIYTAEKVEEYRNRNFYELSPHIYALADEAYRSLRDQDKDQCILITGESGAGKTEASKFVMSYVAAVCGKGQEVNKVKEQLLQSNPVLEAFGNAKTVRNDNSSRFGKYMDIEFDFKGDPLGGVISNYLLEKSRVVKQPRGERNFHIFYQLLSGASDDTLQKLKLDRDFSKYNYLSLDSATVNGLDDAASFRTVRNAMQIVGFMEDEVQSVLELVAAVLKLGNLEFKPESRCNGFDESRIKDKNDLKEMCELLGIEQSVLERAFSYRTVEAKMEKVSTTLNVAQAYYARDALAKNLYSRLFSWLVNRINESIKAQTKSRKKVMGVLDIYGFEIFENGDNSFEQFIINYCNEKLQQIFIELTLHEEQEEYIREGIEWTNIEYFNNAIICDLIENNKNGILAMLDEECLRPGTVTDETFLDKLNTVCAEHQHFESRQSKNSKFLTDHSLPHNCFRIQHYAGKVLYRVEGFVDKNNDLLYRDLSQAMYKANQSLIKILFPEGNPAKVNLKRPPTAGFQFRASVGTLMKNLLTKNPNYIRCIKPNDKKAAHIFTDSLVCHQVRYLGLMENVRVRRAGYAFRQAYEPCLERYKMLCKQTWPHWKGPAREGVEVLLKNLQVPAEEFAYGRSKIFIRNPRTLFFLEEKRRQCLEDLATLIQKIYRGWKSRTHFLLLKKSQVVVAAWYRRFAQQKKYQNIRSSALVVQSFIRGWKARKLLRELKHKKRCEEAVTTISAYWHGTQVRRDYRKFFRANAGKKIYDFTIQRIMQKYFMGLKKTMPSMSPVDKSWPARPYGFLDGTHQELRRVFHLWRCKKYRSQFTEEKKATYEEKLAASELFKDKKALYPSSVGQPFKGDYVEITKNPKYQKLNSLVEDKVLLADVVSKINRANGKGAPRIFLLTKKSLVLADQKTGQVKASVPLLDLSSVSVSTQSDGFFALKLKEGSTSAAKGDFLLSSDRLIEIITKLHRIGATSADRNQINIDISDEFLVQFKQDKVCVKFIQGTPKNGNGVACKRKNNRLLEVSVPSP from the exons ttATGCTCTGGCAGATGAGGCCTACCGGTCCCTGCGGGATCAAGATAAAGACCAGTGCATTCTCATCACTGGAGAGAGCGGGGCAGGAAAAACGG AGGCCAGTAAGTTTGTGATGTCATATGTGGCAGCAGTGTGTGGGAAGGGCCAGGAGGTGAACAAAGTGAAGGAGCAGCTGCTTCAGTCCAATCCTGTGCTTGAGG CCTTTGGGAACGCCAAAACTGTGAGGAATGACAACTCATCTCGATTT GGGAAGTACATGGATATCGAGTTTGACTTCAAAGGAGACCCCCTTGGTGGAGTCATCAGTAATT ATCTTTTGGAGAAATCCCGTGTGGTAAAGCAGCCCAGGGGCGAGAGGAATTTCCACATCTTCTACCAGCTGCTTTCTGGAGCATCAGATGACACGCTCC aaaaactGAAGCTGGACCGAGACTTCAGCAAATACAACTACCTTAGCCTGGATTCGGCGACAGTCAATGGACTGGACGATGCTGCCAGCTTCAGAACAGTTAGA AATGCCATGCAAATTGTGGGCTTCATGGAGGATGAGGTTCAGTCAGTACTGGAGCTGGTGGCTGCTGTTCTCAAACTGGGGAACCTCGAGTTCAAACCAGAGTCTCGTTGCAACGGCTTCGATGAGAGTCGAATCAAGGACAAGAACG ACCTGAAGGAGATGTGTGAGCTGCTGGGCATCGAGCAGTCCGTGCTGGAGAGAGCATTCAGCTACCGGACCGTGGAGGCCAAGATGGAGAAGGTGTCTACCACACTCAACGTGGCTCAG GCCTATTACGCTCGTGATGCTCTTGCCAAAAACCTCTACAGCCGACTGTTCAGCTGGCTGGTGAACCGAATCAATGAAAGCATCAAG GCTCAAACCAAATCACGCAAAAAAGTAATGGGAGTGCTGGATATTTATGGTTTCGAGATCTTTGAG AATGGA GACAACAGTTTTGAACAGTTTATCATCAACTACTGCAATGAGAAGCTCCAGCAAATCTTCATCGAGCTTACTCTCCACGAAGAGCAGGAGGAGTATATCCGTGAG GGTATTGAGTGGACCAACATTGAGTATTTCAACAACGCCATCATATGTGACCTCATTGAAAAT AACAAGAATGGGATTTTGGCCATGTTGGATGAGGAGTGTTTGAGGCCAGGCACAGTGACCGATGAGACTTTCCTGGACAAGTTGAACACAGTTTGTGCTGAACACCAGCATTTTGAGAGCAGACAGAGCAAAAACTCCAAGTTTCTCACAGACCACAGCCTACCACACAACTGCTTCCGCATCCAGCACTACGCTGGCAAG GTGCTGTATCGGGTGGAGGGATTTGTGGACAAAAACAATGACCTCCTCTACAGAGATCTATCCCAGGCCATGTACAAAGCCAATCAAAGCCTGATAAAGATTCTCTTTCCTGAGGGAAACCCAGCTAAAGTGAACCTCAAGCGGCCCCCCACAGCTGGATTCCAGTTCAGAGCCTCCGTTGGAACGCTCATGAAGAACCTGCTGACCAAGAACCCCAACTACATCAG GTGCATCAAACCCAATGACAAGAAAGCAGCCCACATTTTCACAGACTCACTAGTGTGTCACCAGGTGCGCTATTTGGGTCTGATGGAGAATGTACGCGTAAGAAGGGCTGGTTATGCTTTCCGGCAGGCCTACGAGCCTTGTCTGGAGCGCTACAAGATGCTCTGCAAGCAGACCTGGCCCCACTGGAAGGGCCCAGCCAG GGAGGGTGTTGAGGTTCTCCTGAAAAATCTGCAGGTTCCTGCTGAGGAGTTTGCCTACGGACGTTCAAAGATCTTCATCAGGAACCCAAGAACG ctCTTCTTCTTGGAAGAGAAGAGGAGGCAGTGTCTAGAGGATCTGGCAACACTGATCCAGAAGATCTACCGTGGCTGGAAGAGCCGCACTCACTTTCTCCTGTTGAAGAAGAGCCAGGTGGTGGTGGCCGCCTGGTACCGAAGATTTGCG CAACAAAAGAAGTACCAGAACATCAGGTCCTCTGCCTTAGTGGTTCAGTCATTCATCCGAGGATGGAAG GCCCGGAAGCTTCTGCGTGAGCTGAAACACAAGAAGAGATGCGAAGAGGCCGTCACAACTATTTCTGCCTACTGGCATGGAACTCAG GTCCGTCGGGATTATAGGAAGTTCTTCAGAGCTAATGCTGGCAAGAAGATCTATGACTTCACCATTCAGAGAATT ATGCAGAAGTATTTCATGGGCTTGAAGAAGACAATGCCTTCCATGTCACCAGTTGACAAGAGCTGGCCAGCTCGCCCCTACGGTTTCCTGGATGGGACGCATCAAGAGCTCAGGAGGGTTTTCCATCTGTGGAGG TGCAAGAAATACCGCAGCCAgttcacagaagagaagaaggCCACCTACGAGGAGAAGCTTGCGGCTAGTGAACTCTTCAAAGATAAGAAGGCCTTGTATCCTAGCAG TGTGGGGCAGCCATTCAAAGGAGACTATGTGGAGATAACCAAAAACCCAAAGTACCAGAAGCTCAACAGCTTGGTAGAGGATAAAGTTCTGCTTGCAGATGTGGTCAGTAAAATCAACCGTGCCAATGGCAAG GGAGCTCCAAGAATTTTCCTCCTGACCAAGAAGAGCTTGGTTCTGGCTGATCAGAAGACGGGCCAGGTGAAGGCCAGCGTTCCCCTGCTGGACCTCAGCAGTGTTTCTGTGAGCACACAGAGCGATGGCTTTTTCGCTCTCAAGCTCAAAGAG GGTTCTACATCTGCAGCCAAAGGCGACTTCCTGCTGAGCAGTGATCGACTGATTGAGATCATCACCAAACTTCATCGCATTGGGGCTACTTCAGCTGACAGAAACCAGATCAATATCGATATTTCAGATGA GTTCTTAGTGCAGTTCAAGCAGGACAAAGTGTGTGTGAAATTCATCCAGGGTACACCAAAGAACGGCAACGGTGTCGCCTGCAAACGTAAAAACAACCGTCTTCTGGAAGTGTCTGTTCCATCACCATAA